The Candidatus Eisenbacteria bacterium nucleotide sequence TGAATGTGGTGCGCAGTTCGATGCCGAGCGGAGCGGAGTGGCTGGCGTGGGACGTGTGGAGCGAGGCATCCGCGTCGTTCGCGACGCTCCAGGTCATCTGATCGCCGCGGATCGCGAGGCCGGTCGGCCCCAGCACGGCGATCGCAGGCGCTCCGAACGGCACCGCGCCCGCGAAGTAGTCGGCGCGTGCGGCGTCACGCTCCGCGGTGCTCGGATAGTCGCGGAACAGCTTGTAGACCTTGAAGCGCGGATCCGTCGGGTCGGCCGGCAGTCCGCCGATGATCGGTCCCGGACCGTATTCCGCTTCGTACTCGGCCACCGTGACGCGCGGCGCCCCGTCGACCATCGCCCCCACCCAGATGCCGCCCGCGAACAGTACCGTGCGCCCGCTGCCGCCCGGGTACTCGAGCCCGGCACCGCCGGTGAGCAGGTCGTAGCCGAACGAGCCGACGTTGCTCACCACCATGCTGAGCTGGTTCGCGTCGATGCGTTGCGTGAAGTCGGCGGTGTTGCGATCCGGAGCTCCGGGCGCACGGTTCGCGTCCGCGACGGCCGGCGCCACGCACATCAAAAAGAATGCCGTCGCGCATGCGCAACGGCGTCCAAACGAGCGTCGGAACATCGCGGTCTCCCGATTCGAACTATCGCATGACCACCACGCGCCGCGAGGCCTGCACCACTCCGGCCCGCAGCTGAATGAAGTAGACACCTGCGGACAACCCTTCGGAGCGCAGCATCGCGCTGTGGTCGCCGGCCGGCAGCTGGGCATCGATGAGCGTGCGGACGAGCTTTCCGCTCACGTCGAAGAGTCGCACGGTGACGGGCGTTGCACTCGGGACCGCGAATCGAATCGCGGTCTCCGAACGGAACGGGTTCGGAAACGCGCCGCGCAACTCGACACCGCGACTCACATCGTTCGGCGATACGAAGTGGGTCTCGATCTCGCGCCGGACCTTGGGCCGCTTCGGCGCCCATTCGGTGAGTGCCGCAGTGATCGCGGCGACCGTCGCCTCGCCGGTCGGGGCGCTGCTTGCCGTCGGGGCGGTCGGACGACTCGCGGCCACGCGACGCTCATCGAGGGAGGGGCCGTCCGGGGCACGCTCCGCGAGGGCCGCGGACGCGAACGTCACGGCCAGACAGACGGGCAGGATCCGGAGGAGGAGTCGCATGGAGAGAGTTCCGCTGTTCGGCACCCGGGAGCTTAGACCTGCCCGGCGCGTCTTTCCACCGGGTTCTTGGGACCCCCGGGGGGCTTTTCAGCTCCCTGACGGGGCGCGGGCGACCGGGGTTTCGAGCCCCAGCCGGGTCGCGATTTCGAGCGCAAAATCGGAAAGACTCGGATCGCGTGCGCCCATCACCAGCACCAGATCGCCGGGTCGAGTCTCGGTCGCAAGTCGGTCGACCAGCCAGCCGCGCGTGGGCGCGAACTCGGCGCGTGCGCCGCGGGCCGAGACTTCGGCGACCAGATCGGCGGCCGAAAAGTCACGCACCGCAGTGCCTCCCGCATAGAAGATCTCGAGCAGCCACAACCGATCCTCGGGCCGCAGCGCCTCGGCGAACGCCTGCACCAGATCGGGCCTCAGGAATCGCGTCGGCCCGTAGCCGTGCGCCTGGTAGATCGCGAACACCCGTGCGGCGCGGCGTTGCGCGGTCGCAATCGCGGCTCGAAGCTTGGCGGGGTTGTGCGCGAAGTCGTCGATCACTTCGACGCCGTGCCCTCGCCCCACCTGCTGAAAGCGACGCGCGACGCCCTGGAACTCGGCGAGCGGCGTGACCATGGCATCGAGCGGCACGCCGACCGCCTGACAGGCGGCGATCGCGGCACGCGCGTTCTCGAGGTTATGGGCGCCCGGTGCCGGCAGCCGAAACCGTACGCCGGCAACCGTGAACTCGGAGCCATCCGGGTCGAGCTCAACCGCTTCGACCGCCGCGAAGCTTCGCGCATCGAGCCCGCGCGCCGCCGCCTCGCGGCGCAGCGCCGCGAGTGCCGGGTCGTCGCCGCACACGAACGCTTCCAGTGCGCGACGCTCGAAGGTGCGGAACATGACCTGGACTTCGTCCATCGCGCGATGATCCTTCTGAAGATTCAGCACGACCGCAACCGCCGGCTGGTAGCGAACCAGCGAGCCGTCGCTCTCGTCCGCCTCGACCACCAGCAGCTTGCCGCTCCCGGCCCACGCGTTTCCGGCCAGTCGATCGCGCTGCAGCGCGATCAGCTCCCCGCCCGTGATCACGGAGGGATCGCGCCCCGCTCCGCGCAACATTTCGAAGATCATGCCGACCACGCTCGACTTGCCGCTGGTGCCTGCCACCGCGATGGTGCGGCGAGCAGCGACGAAGTGCGCGAGCAGCGCCGAGCGGTGCACGATCGGAAGCTGCAGCGCGCGCGCCGCGACGACGTCGGGCACCTCCGCCTCGACCGCGCTCGAAACCACCAGCGCCGCGCAGTCGCGGGTCACCCCGCTGCCATCCTGCGGCGCGATCGTGATGCCGAGCCGCTCGAGTTGGGCGCGCTGCTCTTTGCGTTCGCCCCGATCGAATGCGCGATCGCTGCCGCTCGCCACACCTCCGGCCATGGTCTGGAACTGAGCCAGCGCGCTCATGCCGCTGCCACCCAGGCCGGCGTAGTGGAATCGCACGGGGCCGAACGGATCGGGCAGCGGAGCAAGGATCGGCGGCGCGCCGGACCGGGCGGATTCGTCACGCGAGTCGAGAGCGGCGTGCGCTTCGCCGACGATCACCACCGGGTCACCGTCCTGAAGCGCATCGAATGCGCGCAGCATGTCCGCGTTCGAGAGCCGCACGCAGCCGTGCGAACACGGCTCTCCGAGTCGCGATTCGTGGTTGGTCCCGTGGAGATAGATGTAGCGGGCCAGCGAGTCGACCTCGGCACCCTGATTGACTCCCGGCTCCAGGCCGTCGAGCGTCAGGATTCGAGTCAGGACCAGATCCGCGGCTTCCGCCTCGCCGTTCCAGTGTGCGCCGGTCGCGGCGCGGCTCTCGAACACCGTCCCGAGCGGCTGATCCTCACCGATCCGAGCGTGGACGCGATGCCAGCCCGGCGGCGTCCGATACGATCCCGACTGCCCGCCGATCCCGGCCGCTGCAGTGGAGACCGGATACGCAGCGAGCGCGCGATCGCGATCCAGCACGATCAGTCGCTGATGCGCGGCGTCGACGATCGCCCATCGTGCCGGCGCTTCGCGTATCGGCGACTGCGGGCGCTCGAGCGCGAGACGCACCAGCGCTTCGAGTTCGGCACCATCGGGGAATTCTGCGGTCGAAGACACGTCCGCCACCTTGCCATACGTCACGAGGGTGACAAAGCCGCAGGGTGTGAGAACCGAGACGTGACCGACGCCCGCTCCGGGCGTGATAGTCTGCCGCCTTCGACTCCACGACCCCTCGGTTCCGCGCCGCCGCGACCGGGCCCACGAGAGCCCCGAGACTCCATGAGCGACCTCGCGACCCCCCGTAAGAAAGCCAATTTCAACAACGCCTGGATCGAAGCACGCGAGCTCGCCTGGCATCATCGCCAGCGCCTGACGATCGGCTTGAGCCTGATGCTGGTCGGGCAGCTCGCCTCGCTCGTGATGCCGTGGTGTTCGAAGATCCTGATCGACGACGTGATCGGCAAGCGCCAGGTCGCGATGCTGGGGCCGATCGCGCTCTACTCGGGACTCGCCACGCTGGTGCAGGCGATCACTTCGTTCGCGAATTCGCAGGTGCTCGGCGTGGCCGCACAGGCCGCGATCTCGGACATGCGCAAGCGGGTCCAGCACCACGTGTCGCTGTTACCGGTGCGCTATTTCGATTCGACGCAGACCGGCGTGCTGATCTCGCGCGTCATGAACGATGCCGAAGGCATCCGTAACCTGGTCGGCACCGGACTCGTGCAGCTGCTGGGCGGACTCATCACCGCGGTGATCGGTCTCGGGGTGCTGTTCTGGCTCAACTGGCACCTCACCACGCTCATGTTGCTGGTGCTCGGTGCGTTCGGCGGCGTGATGGCGGTGGCGTTCGCGAAGCTGCGTCCCCTGTTCCGCGAGCGCGGCAAGATCCAGGGCGAAGTCACCGGCCGGCTGACCGAGACGATCGGCGGCATTCGCATCGTCAAGGCCTATACCGCCGAGAAACGCGAACGGCTGGTGTTCGCGCGCGGCGCGCATCGGCTGCTGCGCAACGTCGCCGGGTCGATGACCGGAGTGTCGGGGATCACCGCGTTCTCGATCATCATCGTCGGCTCGATCGGAGTGCTCATGACGCTGATCGGCGGGCGCGCGATCATCGACGGGCGCATGACGCTGGGTGAGTTCTTCATGTACATCTTCTTCACCGGACTGGTGGCGGGTCCGCTGGTGCAGATTGCTTCGGTCGGCACCCAGATCACCGAGGCGCTCGCAGGACTCGATCGCATTCACGAGCTGCTGAACACCAGCACCGAAGTCGACGAGGAGCGTTCGCTCGCGCCGGTCGACCAGGTGCGCGGCGACGTGCGCTTCGAGGATGTGACCTTCGAGTACGTCGCCGATGTGCCGGTGCTGCGCGGCATCACGTTCGACGTCCCGGCGGGCACCACGACCGCGCTGGTCGGCTCGAGCGGCTCCGGCAAGTCGACGATCATCAGCCTGGTTCTGGCCTTCAACCGTCCGAAGCGGGGCCGCGTGATGCTCGACGGCCGCGACTTGACCCAGCTGCGGCTGCGCGACTACCGCCAGTTCCTCGGGGTGGTGCTGCAGGAGAACTTCCTGTTCGACGGGACCGTCAGCGACAACATCCGCTTCTCGCGGCCCGATGCGCGGCCCGAAGAGATCCGTGAGGCGGCGCGCATCGCGCATTGCGACGAATTCATCATGGAGTTCCCGAACGGCTACGACAGCGTGGTGGGCGAGCGCGGCATTCGTCTGTCGGGCGGCCAGCGCCAGCGCATCGCGATCGCACGCGCGATCCTCGCGAACTCGCGCATCCTGATCCTCGACGAAGCGACCTCGAGCCTCGACAGCGAGAGCGAGGCGCAGATCCAGGACGGGCTGCGCGCACTGAGACGCGGCCGCACCTCGTTCGTGATCGCGCATCGCCTCTCGACGATTCGCACTGCCGACCAGATCCTCGTAATCGAGCACGGCGAGGTGGTGGAACGCGGATCCCACGAACAGCTGATCGCGCGCGGTGGCCGCTATCGCGAGCTCTACGACCGCCAGTACCAGATCGAGACCGATCGCTTCATCAATCCGGGCGAGGACTTCACGCCCGACCTGCCGACCGTGACGGTGCCCGCTGCAGGACGCGAGGGCACCGCAGCGCCACGCACCTAGCCGTTCCACGGGGCTGCCATGTCGCCGTTCCCGATCGGCCTGCGCCGCCGTCGAAATCGCCGCCTGCTCCTCCACGTCGCGCTCGTCGCACTGATCGTGGCGGCGATCGGCGTGCCGTTCCTGCTCTCGGTGCGGGCACTCCGCGAGCTGCGGCGCAGTGGCTCCGCCTGGTCGTTTCCCTCACGCGTGTTCTCGGACGGCGTCGCGTTCGAACCCGGTCGCGTGCTGCCGCTGCCCTACCTCGAGCGCCAGCTCGCCGCCCGCGGCTACGTGCGGTCGGCGCGCGATCCAGCCCGTCCCGGCAGCTATCGGGTCGACCCGCGTGGGGTCTCGATCGTCGTGCGCGGATTCAGCGCGGCGCACGACCCCGCCGGCTACGGTGGCCCCGAGCGGCTGCGGCTGTCGATCGCGAACGGGAGGCTGGTCGCGGTGCGCAGGCTCGGGGGTCTGCGCGGGTACCTCGCTCCCGACCTCGCGCACCCGGCACGGCTCGAGCCGGTATTGATCGCGCGGCTGACCGACGGCAACTCGACGCTGCGCACCTGGGTCGACCTCGAGCGCGTGCCCCGGGTGGTTCGCGACGCGATCGTTGCGAGCGAGGACCGACGGTTCCAGCAGCATCTGGGGCTCGATCCGCGAGCGAACCTGCGCGCGGTGTTTACGAACCTGCGTGCCGGCGGAGTCCGGGAGGGTGCCAGCACGATCACCCAGCAACTCGCGCGAGGGTTGTGGTTCGGGACCGAACGCACCGTGTCGCGCAAGCTCTCCGAGATGGCGGCCGCGGTGGGCCTCGAGCTGGTGCTCTCGAAGGATCAGATCCTCGAGATGTATCTCAACTCGGTGTTCTGGGGCAGCGGACAGGGCCGCAACCTCGGCGGCATCGCCGAGGCGGCGCGCTTCTATTGCGACGTGCCGGTCGAGTCGCTCGATGTGGCCGATGCTGCGCTGCTCGCCGGACTGATGCCGGCGCCGAACTCGGCGTCACCGTTTCGCAATCGCCGGCTCGCAGCCGCGCGGCGCGACATGGCGCTGCGCGACATGCTCGCAGCCGGAGTGGTGGACTCCGCGACCGCGTCGAGGGTGCGGCGTTCGCCGCTCCCGCGGCGCCCCGGTCGCACCTCACCCGATCGCTTCCCGGCGTTCGTGGATCACGTGCGCGAGGCGCTGCGCGGGGTGCCGGCATCACGGTCGCAGCGCGGCGGCCTCGCAATCTTCACCACGCTCGACCTGGGCTGGCAGCTCGGAGCCGAAGCGCGCGTCACACACGGACTTGCTCAGCGGGGCGCCGACACGCGCGAAGCCCCGCTGCAGGGCGCATTCGTCGCGCTCGATCCCGGCACCGGTCAGATTCGCGCGATGGTCGGCGGACGCCGCTATCAGAGCGGCGACTTCAACCGCGCCACCCGCGCACTTCGGCAGTGTGGCTCGGCGATCAAGCCGATCGTCTACGCGGCCGCACTCGAATCCGAGCGTCGCGGACCGCGATTCACGCCGGCTTCGATCATTCCCGACCTGC carries:
- a CDS encoding T9SS type A sorting domain-containing protein translates to MRLLLRILPVCLAVTFASAALAERAPDGPSLDERRVAASRPTAPTASSAPTGEATVAAITAALTEWAPKRPKVRREIETHFVSPNDVSRGVELRGAFPNPFRSETAIRFAVPSATPVTVRLFDVSGKLVRTLIDAQLPAGDHSAMLRSEGLSAGVYFIQLRAGVVQASRRVVVMR
- a CDS encoding L,D-transpeptidase family protein, producing MMPGELACFDPGVVEIGFLTGGREVAHGVSGLSWARSRRRGTEGSWSRRRQTITPGAGVGHVSVLTPCGFVTLVTYGKVADVSSTAEFPDGAELEALVRLALERPQSPIREAPARWAIVDAAHQRLIVLDRDRALAAYPVSTAAAGIGGQSGSYRTPPGWHRVHARIGEDQPLGTVFESRAATGAHWNGEAEAADLVLTRILTLDGLEPGVNQGAEVDSLARYIYLHGTNHESRLGEPCSHGCVRLSNADMLRAFDALQDGDPVVIVGEAHAALDSRDESARSGAPPILAPLPDPFGPVRFHYAGLGGSGMSALAQFQTMAGGVASGSDRAFDRGERKEQRAQLERLGITIAPQDGSGVTRDCAALVVSSAVEAEVPDVVAARALQLPIVHRSALLAHFVAARRTIAVAGTSGKSSVVGMIFEMLRGAGRDPSVITGGELIALQRDRLAGNAWAGSGKLLVVEADESDGSLVRYQPAVAVVLNLQKDHRAMDEVQVMFRTFERRALEAFVCGDDPALAALRREAAARGLDARSFAAVEAVELDPDGSEFTVAGVRFRLPAPGAHNLENARAAIAACQAVGVPLDAMVTPLAEFQGVARRFQQVGRGHGVEVIDDFAHNPAKLRAAIATAQRRAARVFAIYQAHGYGPTRFLRPDLVQAFAEALRPEDRLWLLEIFYAGGTAVRDFSAADLVAEVSARGARAEFAPTRGWLVDRLATETRPGDLVLVMGARDPSLSDFALEIATRLGLETPVARAPSGS
- a CDS encoding ABC transporter ATP-binding protein, translated to MSDLATPRKKANFNNAWIEARELAWHHRQRLTIGLSLMLVGQLASLVMPWCSKILIDDVIGKRQVAMLGPIALYSGLATLVQAITSFANSQVLGVAAQAAISDMRKRVQHHVSLLPVRYFDSTQTGVLISRVMNDAEGIRNLVGTGLVQLLGGLITAVIGLGVLFWLNWHLTTLMLLVLGAFGGVMAVAFAKLRPLFRERGKIQGEVTGRLTETIGGIRIVKAYTAEKRERLVFARGAHRLLRNVAGSMTGVSGITAFSIIIVGSIGVLMTLIGGRAIIDGRMTLGEFFMYIFFTGLVAGPLVQIASVGTQITEALAGLDRIHELLNTSTEVDEERSLAPVDQVRGDVRFEDVTFEYVADVPVLRGITFDVPAGTTTALVGSSGSGKSTIISLVLAFNRPKRGRVMLDGRDLTQLRLRDYRQFLGVVLQENFLFDGTVSDNIRFSRPDARPEEIREAARIAHCDEFIMEFPNGYDSVVGERGIRLSGGQRQRIAIARAILANSRILILDEATSSLDSESEAQIQDGLRALRRGRTSFVIAHRLSTIRTADQILVIEHGEVVERGSHEQLIARGGRYRELYDRQYQIETDRFINPGEDFTPDLPTVTVPAAGREGTAAPRT